In the Leptospira sp. WS4.C2 genome, one interval contains:
- a CDS encoding thiamine pyrophosphate-binding protein, giving the protein MNKTGAWLVRYALEQIGVRYTFGIPGVHNTEIYDELNSSDSIIPMLVTHEGCGAFMADAISRTSDSIGTLLIVPAAGVTHAASGIGEAFLDGVPMLVIAGGVRSDSQFKYQLHDMDQHALLKPITKKTFKVKSQDEVVETLYEAYQIAVSGEPGPVFVEIPVNIQLYTGPVENLRTYKDYCKALTITYPPFPFAGIDEAVELLVKAKSPGLFLGWGAVDATTSTIEIAELLGAPVSTTLQGLSAFPGNHPLHCGMSFGAAAVPAATIAFSDCDCLLAVGTRFAEIATASFGVTVPKNLIHIDINPDVLSANYPAKVGITGDAKLILPELVKRLKLKLDETKQNRNDHRQKIQLEILKNKKAYTEEWFQHDSKDRVNPARFFSVLRTTLPDDGFVVVDDGNHTFLTAELMPIHKPRHMISPTDFNCMGYAVPATIATKLANPDKAVVGIIGDGAFLMTCMEIITASRNQIGAIFTVFNDGELSQIAQAQQVPYNRKTCTVLGTTRFEGIALATGAEYLRIETNNEIQEKLEAAWNLTKQGHPVILDVHIDYSKKTRFTQGIVGTNIKRLPFAAKIRMIGRALVRKVTG; this is encoded by the coding sequence ATGAATAAAACAGGTGCTTGGTTAGTAAGATATGCTCTGGAACAAATTGGAGTTCGTTATACTTTTGGAATTCCCGGAGTCCATAATACCGAAATCTATGATGAACTCAATAGTTCAGATTCGATTATCCCAATGTTAGTCACCCATGAAGGTTGTGGTGCCTTTATGGCCGATGCCATCAGTCGCACCAGTGATTCCATTGGGACCTTACTCATTGTGCCCGCAGCAGGAGTGACTCATGCAGCAAGCGGGATCGGAGAAGCTTTTTTAGATGGCGTTCCCATGCTCGTCATTGCCGGCGGAGTCCGAAGTGATTCACAATTTAAATACCAACTGCATGATATGGACCAACATGCACTGCTCAAACCCATTACTAAAAAAACATTTAAAGTAAAATCGCAAGACGAAGTGGTGGAAACTCTTTACGAGGCGTATCAAATCGCTGTTAGTGGAGAGCCAGGGCCTGTATTTGTGGAAATTCCAGTGAATATTCAGCTATATACTGGTCCGGTGGAAAACCTTCGCACATACAAAGACTACTGCAAGGCACTAACTATAACCTATCCACCATTTCCATTTGCAGGTATAGACGAGGCTGTGGAACTATTGGTGAAGGCTAAGTCACCAGGTTTGTTTTTGGGTTGGGGGGCGGTTGACGCAACAACATCCACGATAGAAATTGCCGAACTCCTAGGTGCACCAGTATCGACCACCTTACAGGGTTTAAGTGCATTTCCAGGAAATCATCCTTTGCATTGCGGAATGAGTTTTGGTGCCGCAGCAGTCCCGGCGGCAACAATAGCATTTTCCGATTGTGATTGTTTACTCGCAGTAGGAACTAGATTTGCCGAAATTGCTACCGCCAGCTTTGGTGTCACCGTTCCTAAAAATCTCATTCATATCGACATCAACCCCGATGTGTTAAGTGCCAATTATCCAGCCAAAGTAGGCATTACTGGCGACGCTAAATTAATATTACCCGAATTGGTAAAAAGGCTCAAACTTAAGTTAGATGAAACCAAACAAAACCGGAATGACCACAGACAAAAAATCCAATTAGAGATTCTTAAAAATAAAAAAGCTTACACGGAAGAATGGTTCCAACATGACAGCAAGGATAGAGTCAATCCTGCAAGATTTTTCAGTGTTTTGCGTACCACACTTCCCGATGATGGGTTTGTTGTGGTGGATGATGGAAACCATACATTTCTTACGGCAGAACTGATGCCGATCCATAAACCAAGGCATATGATTTCACCAACGGATTTTAATTGTATGGGTTATGCGGTGCCAGCAACGATCGCTACCAAACTTGCAAATCCCGATAAGGCAGTGGTGGGCATTATTGGTGACGGGGCATTTCTTATGACATGTATGGAGATCATCACTGCGAGTAGGAACCAGATCGGAGCTATTTTTACTGTGTTTAATGATGGTGAGTTATCTCAAATTGCACAAGCCCAACAAGTTCCTTACAATCGCAAAACCTGCACGGTTCTTGGAACCACACGTTTTGAAGGGATCGCCCTTGCTACCGGTGCAGAATATCTTCGCATAGAAACCAACAACGAGATTCAAGAAAAGTTAGAAGCCGCCTGGAACCTTACCAAACAAGGACACCCCGTCATTTTGGATGTCCATATCGATTATAGTAAAAAAACCCGGTTCACCCAAGGGATTGTGGGAACGAACATAAAGAGGCTTCCCTTCGCTGCAAAAATACGAATGATCGGTCGAGCCCTCGTGAGAAAAGTGACGGGATAG
- a CDS encoding FAD-binding dehydrogenase, producing the protein MAVKKNDVIIIGAGIAGLVAAFECLNQGKTVLIIERNTKEHLGGLAKLSFGGMALVGTPLQRRLGIKDTPAIALDDWHSFADFGPQDVLPKQWAEQYVHESAEQVYHWLLSLDLKFFPVVNWVERGQYKRGNSVPRYHVLWGTGHRLVERFEELLKNHPNSYRLSYLFEHKVTELIQENGNIVGCIAEQENAKQENFSFFAEHVIVATGGITGCLDKVRENWYKPWGKPPTEMLNGSHPFADGLVHNAVSRHGGNVTHLDKMWNYAAGIPHPKPEFEAHGLSLIPCKSALWLDHSGRRIGPEPMVTGFDTNELCHRVSQLEKPYTWQLLNWRIAAKELAVSGSEHNPMIRDRKLFSFLREVLLGNHRLVRQLQKESDHFIVAHDLRELVKQMNQLNGDHAIDYDVLKREVTQFDDMIRRGKGLWNDDQLRRIQHARGWRSDRVRTCKPKPILDPSAGPLIAIKLRLITRKSLGGIQTDLQSRVLNTLGVPITGLYAIGEAAGFGGGGASGFKSLEGTFLSGCILTARAAAKSIGVSV; encoded by the coding sequence GTGGCCGTAAAGAAAAATGATGTCATTATCATCGGAGCGGGAATCGCTGGTTTGGTGGCGGCATTCGAATGTCTAAACCAAGGGAAAACTGTATTAATCATTGAAAGAAATACCAAGGAACATCTCGGTGGACTCGCCAAATTATCGTTTGGTGGAATGGCATTAGTTGGCACTCCGCTACAAAGGCGTCTGGGGATAAAAGATACGCCAGCAATTGCTTTGGATGATTGGCATTCCTTCGCTGATTTTGGTCCACAAGATGTTTTACCGAAGCAGTGGGCGGAACAGTATGTCCATGAAAGTGCTGAACAAGTTTACCATTGGTTACTTAGTCTCGACTTAAAGTTTTTTCCCGTTGTCAATTGGGTGGAACGAGGACAGTACAAGAGGGGAAACTCAGTGCCTCGTTACCATGTACTCTGGGGAACTGGCCATCGTTTGGTGGAACGTTTCGAAGAATTATTAAAAAATCATCCAAACAGTTACCGTTTGAGTTATCTCTTTGAACATAAGGTAACTGAGTTGATTCAAGAAAATGGAAATATTGTAGGTTGTATCGCCGAACAGGAAAATGCGAAACAGGAAAATTTTTCTTTTTTTGCCGAACATGTGATCGTAGCGACCGGAGGGATTACAGGATGCCTCGATAAAGTAAGAGAGAATTGGTACAAACCTTGGGGGAAGCCTCCTACAGAAATGCTCAACGGCTCCCATCCTTTTGCGGATGGACTAGTTCATAATGCTGTGAGTCGGCATGGGGGCAATGTTACCCATCTAGATAAAATGTGGAATTATGCGGCAGGGATTCCTCATCCCAAACCAGAATTTGAAGCGCATGGACTCAGTTTGATCCCCTGTAAGTCTGCTTTGTGGTTAGACCACAGTGGACGTAGGATTGGACCAGAACCAATGGTGACGGGTTTTGATACCAATGAACTTTGTCATCGTGTATCACAATTAGAAAAACCCTATACCTGGCAATTGTTGAACTGGAGAATTGCCGCCAAAGAACTGGCAGTTTCGGGTTCGGAACACAATCCCATGATTCGAGATCGAAAACTATTTTCCTTTCTAAGAGAAGTTTTACTCGGCAACCACCGCTTAGTGCGACAGTTACAAAAAGAAAGTGATCATTTTATCGTGGCTCATGATTTACGGGAACTCGTAAAACAAATGAATCAATTAAATGGTGATCACGCGATTGATTATGATGTATTAAAACGTGAAGTGACTCAGTTTGATGATATGATCCGGCGCGGAAAAGGACTTTGGAACGACGACCAATTAAGAAGGATCCAACATGCAAGGGGATGGCGTTCCGATCGAGTGCGGACCTGCAAACCCAAACCCATTCTTGATCCAAGTGCAGGACCTCTCATTGCCATCAAACTGCGACTCATTACCCGTAAAAGCCTTGGTGGAATTCAAACAGATTTACAAAGCCGCGTATTAAACACGTTAGGTGTTCCTATCACAGGTTTATATGCAATCGGAGAAGCTGCGGGATTTGGCGGTGGTGGAGCTAGCGGTTTTAAATCTCTGGAAGGAACTTTTCTCTCTGGTTGTATATTGACTGCAAGAGCTGCGGCAAAGTCGATCGGTGTCAGTGTTTAA
- a CDS encoding methyl-accepting chemotaxis protein codes for MTIQVKIPQNTTLSIKTNLKGNIVSVNDDLVKLSEFGRSELLGQSFKKIQHPETPASVDSNIFKTLNSNEPWNGMLKNQTKSGNYFWANTTITPYYDTEGKTVGHMYVGRAASESQIKAGEQFYLNPKAQQSGFTINPKKILYKFKIKTKLLFVFGLMAIMMMVLGINLILIKKTEYEDSFNRLKGAEYNLSLAKLMRLTAKHRGLLARVLSADLSAKEPSLKIENELDSDYQKFLNLNEEEGKHFHVYELSKETYKDWKHLKEVNLSLTPKESYIAHVNLIKKMLNVNSEVGESSGLFLDPDKDTYFMIDVSLSKLPYLAEKLGQLRATGLAYLGKGEKAEDSEKILIQEIMGATLGHFEAISVSIAFITKFNPDSKTIVTTYKDAEADFPSLHALIQNRVIKEKIPTVKPLEYYNATTNLIDQIFNVNEIITKQLSEKFLQRAKVAKNYAIIITVATITILIFFIVLQYLIIQSIMSVIRNSTNIISQIVRGSGELKENLDYGIHDEIGGLLKWMGVFILNITEIVFILRQVSGELSEKSKEAANLVRNYSATTQDQAASTEETSAATEELAASVENVFLSISTQADHLKEIEKVTSDFKIAMAEVANAMLGMTNLTEEFYKQANDGMLTTKNTADSIHIVNQKAELIDEVVNIINEISDRTNLLALNAAIEAARAGDLGRGFAVVAQEIGKLAEQTAHNTRNIQSLTTDTKTAIKTSVGLMMNTEESFRELLNNISKIQETAKLVSSAQDKQTEDTNRIVESVHKINENSLHILNAASQEKIAVEEISKSIETIATGTQVIADNSLVLLETAKDIEVTGEHLQTVVETYKY; via the coding sequence ATGACTATCCAGGTTAAAATTCCTCAGAACACAACACTTTCCATCAAAACAAATTTGAAGGGCAATATTGTCTCCGTTAACGATGATTTGGTTAAATTGAGTGAATTTGGGAGAAGTGAGTTACTGGGTCAGTCCTTTAAAAAAATACAACATCCAGAAACACCTGCATCGGTTGATTCCAACATCTTCAAAACTTTGAATTCGAATGAACCTTGGAATGGAATGTTGAAAAACCAAACTAAGTCAGGTAACTATTTCTGGGCAAATACAACAATCACTCCTTATTATGATACCGAGGGGAAAACTGTAGGTCACATGTATGTAGGGCGTGCTGCTTCGGAAAGCCAAATCAAAGCTGGCGAGCAGTTCTATCTGAATCCAAAAGCACAACAATCGGGATTTACTATAAATCCTAAAAAAATACTATATAAATTTAAAATTAAAACCAAACTCTTGTTTGTCTTTGGACTTATGGCCATAATGATGATGGTTTTGGGTATCAATCTAATCCTAATCAAAAAAACTGAATATGAAGATTCCTTCAATCGACTGAAAGGTGCAGAATACAATTTAAGTCTTGCGAAACTGATGCGACTTACTGCAAAACATAGGGGTCTTTTGGCTCGAGTTTTGAGTGCGGATTTATCAGCAAAAGAACCTTCCTTAAAAATCGAAAATGAATTAGATTCCGATTATCAAAAATTCTTAAATTTAAATGAGGAGGAGGGGAAACACTTTCATGTGTATGAATTGTCAAAAGAAACTTATAAAGATTGGAAACACCTTAAAGAAGTAAATCTCAGTTTAACACCTAAAGAAAGTTATATCGCACATGTGAACCTAATTAAAAAAATGTTGAATGTGAATAGTGAAGTAGGGGAATCTTCTGGGTTATTTTTAGATCCCGATAAAGATACTTATTTTATGATTGATGTTTCCCTTTCGAAATTGCCTTATTTGGCTGAAAAACTTGGCCAACTTCGTGCTACCGGCTTGGCATATCTAGGGAAAGGAGAAAAGGCAGAGGATTCAGAAAAGATACTGATTCAAGAAATTATGGGAGCCACTCTCGGACACTTTGAAGCAATTTCCGTAAGTATAGCATTTATTACAAAGTTCAATCCCGATAGTAAAACTATCGTTACTACTTACAAAGATGCAGAAGCGGATTTCCCTTCCTTACATGCACTCATTCAAAATAGAGTTATCAAAGAAAAAATACCAACGGTAAAACCTCTAGAATATTACAATGCTACGACCAATTTGATCGACCAAATTTTCAATGTGAACGAAATTATCACAAAACAACTATCTGAAAAGTTTTTGCAGCGAGCCAAGGTTGCTAAAAATTACGCTATAATAATCACAGTAGCTACGATAACCATTCTTATCTTTTTTATTGTGCTTCAGTATTTAATCATACAAAGTATCATGTCAGTCATACGAAATAGTACAAATATTATTAGTCAAATTGTACGAGGGTCGGGAGAACTAAAAGAAAATTTAGATTATGGGATTCATGATGAAATCGGAGGGTTATTAAAATGGATGGGAGTTTTTATTTTAAATATTACCGAAATTGTATTCATCCTCAGACAAGTCTCCGGCGAGTTATCCGAAAAATCGAAAGAAGCAGCAAATTTAGTTCGTAATTATTCCGCAACAACCCAAGACCAAGCAGCTTCAACAGAAGAAACATCTGCAGCAACAGAAGAGTTGGCCGCCTCTGTGGAAAATGTTTTTTTAAGTATCTCGACTCAAGCCGACCACTTAAAGGAAATCGAAAAAGTGACTTCGGACTTTAAAATTGCAATGGCAGAAGTTGCCAATGCGATGTTAGGAATGACAAATTTAACAGAAGAATTTTACAAACAAGCAAACGATGGAATGTTAACTACAAAAAATACGGCAGACTCCATTCATATTGTAAATCAAAAAGCAGAGTTGATTGATGAAGTTGTCAATATTATTAATGAAATATCAGATCGGACCAACTTACTTGCGCTCAATGCTGCTATTGAGGCAGCAAGAGCAGGTGATCTCGGTCGCGGATTTGCCGTTGTTGCCCAAGAGATCGGGAAACTTGCCGAACAAACCGCTCACAACACTAGAAACATTCAATCCTTAACTACCGATACCAAAACTGCCATTAAAACCAGTGTTGGTCTGATGATGAATACAGAAGAAAGTTTTCGAGAATTACTGAATAATATTTCAAAGATTCAAGAAACTGCAAAACTTGTAAGCTCTGCTCAAGACAAACAAACAGAAGATACCAATCGTATTGTAGAATCAGTGCATAAAATCAATGAAAATTCGCTACATATTTTGAACGCCGCATCTCAAGAAAAAATTGCCGTTGAAGAAATTTCCAAATCCATCGAAACAATAGCAACGGGAACACAAGTCATTGCTGATAATTCATTGGTTCTTCTTGAAACAGCAAAAGACATAGAAGTCACCGGGGAACATTTACAAACAGTTGTTGAAACCTATAAATATTAG
- a CDS encoding NADPH-dependent FMN reductase: protein MKNQKSKILAISGGISPTSYNKKILRTLQNTFLEECELKIYDEIANFPFFASGTSDDEIPKVIKDFLNEIQKADGILICSPEYVFSIPGVLKNALEWAVSSVVFTDKPVALITAASVGEKAHESLLLVLKTIGAKLSEETNLLVSGVKGKVAADGQITDEPTKLAIKNLMDVFLNSLKTSRSIL, encoded by the coding sequence ATGAAAAATCAAAAGTCAAAAATTCTAGCAATTTCAGGTGGAATTAGCCCTACCTCGTATAATAAAAAAATTTTACGCACGTTACAAAATACTTTTTTAGAAGAATGCGAATTAAAGATTTATGATGAGATTGCCAATTTCCCTTTTTTTGCTTCTGGAACTTCTGATGATGAAATACCAAAAGTAATCAAAGATTTTTTAAATGAAATTCAAAAGGCAGATGGAATTCTTATCTGTTCCCCTGAGTATGTATTTAGCATTCCCGGTGTTTTGAAAAATGCATTGGAATGGGCGGTATCTTCTGTTGTCTTTACGGACAAACCTGTGGCATTGATTACAGCTGCCTCTGTTGGAGAAAAAGCACATGAATCATTACTGTTAGTTTTGAAAACGATAGGCGCTAAATTATCAGAGGAAACAAATCTTTTGGTATCTGGCGTGAAAGGAAAAGTTGCGGCGGATGGCCAAATCACTGATGAACCGACGAAACTTGCTATAAAAAACCTGATGGATGTCTTTTTGAATTCCTTAAAGACAAGTAGAAGTATTCTCTAG
- a CDS encoding DUF1554 domain-containing protein, translated as MFRYLFIAAILVSCNKSSLNNACDISSDSYLESVFLFNLVDESKSYCSAGMIDFNPSIVSLNSRQGTLSEGGGNLTVGSSITFVARLKKMPGSKVDIQLVISNPTYATMTPTNFTFDLNNWSVPQNFLVTAINDNLLNGNRKLTVLVIPKSEDTSLDLNQIEIQMDIMDNEKRLFLSTNAYIGGSFGGISGADNICSSDIKCPTGSICKAMILGSTRIASQTADLGDGQVDWVLHPNAHYYLTDNVTLIANTNSTSLLQIPFNNVIDGVSPGTWLGSNSGWVLGSNSCLNWTDITAGITGYTFRTQFTNSTLFGGNYSCSNPVNLFCVEY; from the coding sequence ATGTTTCGTTATCTATTTATTGCTGCTATATTAGTATCTTGTAATAAATCTTCATTAAACAATGCGTGTGATATTAGTTCGGATTCTTATTTAGAATCCGTTTTTCTTTTTAATTTGGTTGATGAGTCCAAAAGTTATTGTTCGGCAGGTATGATTGATTTTAACCCTTCCATTGTTTCTTTGAATTCCAGACAGGGAACTCTTTCCGAAGGTGGCGGAAATTTGACTGTGGGCAGTTCGATAACATTTGTTGCCCGCCTAAAAAAAATGCCTGGGTCTAAAGTTGATATTCAATTAGTGATTTCAAATCCAACCTATGCAACAATGACTCCGACAAATTTTACTTTCGATTTAAATAATTGGTCAGTGCCGCAGAATTTTTTGGTCACAGCGATAAATGATAATTTGCTGAATGGAAATCGAAAATTAACGGTTCTGGTAATTCCTAAATCAGAAGATACAAGTTTAGATTTAAATCAAATCGAAATTCAAATGGATATAATGGACAATGAGAAAAGATTGTTCCTTTCTACAAATGCTTACATAGGTGGTTCCTTCGGAGGGATTTCGGGAGCAGATAATATTTGTTCTTCTGATATAAAATGTCCAACCGGTTCTATATGTAAGGCGATGATATTGGGATCAACTAGAATTGCATCTCAAACTGCAGATTTAGGAGATGGACAAGTAGATTGGGTTTTACATCCAAATGCACATTATTATCTTACAGACAATGTTACTTTGATAGCTAATACTAATTCTACATCGCTTCTACAAATCCCATTTAATAATGTTATCGATGGAGTTTCTCCCGGTACCTGGCTTGGAAGTAATAGCGGATGGGTATTAGGTTCAAATAGTTGTTTGAATTGGACTGATATAACAGCAGGTATTACTGGATATACGTTTCGAACTCAGTTTACTAATAGTACTCTTTTTGGGGGGAATTATTCGTGTAGTAATCCAGTGAATTTGTTTTGTGTAGAATATTAG
- a CDS encoding NAD(P)H-dependent oxidoreductase has protein sequence MKTKQRNILVILGHPNPNSLCGHLAESYVNSAKESGHTVRFLKLSELKFDYNLYSGHKKDSIQTLEPALIQSQKLISEADHMVFVFPSWWASMPAVLKAWIDRVFLPGFSFKYRKNSPLPEKLLLGKTARILVTMDAPSWYYKWFNKSPGVQLLKFGTLEFCGVSPVKVSIFGQVRTRKQTDISKWTKFVESLAIQGK, from the coding sequence ATGAAAACAAAACAAAGGAATATTCTTGTGATTCTTGGTCATCCGAACCCAAATTCGCTTTGTGGCCATTTGGCAGAAAGTTATGTAAATTCGGCGAAAGAGTCAGGTCATACAGTTCGTTTTTTGAAACTTTCGGAACTAAAATTTGATTATAATTTATATTCGGGTCACAAAAAAGATTCCATCCAAACTCTTGAGCCTGCTTTAATTCAAAGTCAAAAATTAATATCTGAAGCCGATCACATGGTGTTTGTATTTCCTAGTTGGTGGGCCAGTATGCCTGCAGTTTTAAAAGCATGGATTGATCGGGTATTTTTGCCTGGTTTTTCTTTTAAGTATCGAAAAAACTCTCCACTTCCCGAAAAACTACTGTTAGGAAAAACGGCTCGTATCTTGGTTACAATGGATGCCCCCAGTTGGTATTATAAATGGTTTAATAAATCACCAGGTGTACAATTGTTAAAGTTTGGTACACTAGAGTTTTGCGGAGTGTCTCCAGTGAAAGTAAGTATTTTTGGACAGGTGAGAACTCGAAAACAAACAGATATTTCCAAATGGACAAAATTTGTAGAGTCATTGGCAATTCAAGGTAAATGA
- a CDS encoding alpha/beta fold hydrolase, which produces MNFYNPELNEFEQSGQYLSFQGHSIFYRTIGEGENLFLLHGYPFNSFDWSLIIPRLSENRKIVLLDFLGMGFSDKPQNHSYSFEEYSLIVNEVAKELGIIEADILAHDLAVSVVQEMLASPDKNSFKIRSVAFMNGGLFTDVYKPRLIQRLLSQTPNIIGKFLSKKMSRQSVEASLFKVFGPNTLPAPRWLGLFWEILNYKNGKSIAYLIGRLVFEKVRYQNRWIHAMTKTKIPFCYICGPFDPNSGTHMAIRFKKEYPFAPVYYLSSLVGHWPQIESPEEVISAYYQFKKDQNDFQ; this is translated from the coding sequence GTGAATTTTTATAATCCAGAATTAAATGAGTTTGAACAAAGTGGTCAGTATTTAAGTTTTCAAGGGCATTCTATTTTTTATCGAACTATCGGTGAAGGTGAGAATTTATTTCTCCTACACGGATATCCATTCAACAGTTTTGATTGGAGTTTGATCATTCCAAGATTATCAGAAAATAGAAAGATCGTCCTCTTGGATTTTTTGGGAATGGGTTTTTCAGATAAACCACAAAATCATAGTTATTCTTTTGAGGAATATTCACTGATTGTCAATGAAGTAGCAAAAGAGCTAGGCATAATCGAAGCGGATATTTTGGCTCATGATTTAGCTGTGAGTGTAGTCCAAGAAATGCTAGCTTCTCCGGATAAAAACTCATTTAAGATTCGCTCCGTTGCTTTTATGAATGGAGGTTTATTTACTGATGTCTACAAACCTCGACTCATTCAGCGGTTGTTATCGCAGACTCCCAATATAATTGGAAAATTTTTAAGCAAAAAAATGAGTCGTCAGTCTGTGGAGGCCTCTCTGTTTAAAGTGTTTGGCCCAAACACTTTACCAGCTCCACGATGGCTTGGTTTATTCTGGGAGATTCTGAATTATAAAAATGGAAAATCTATTGCCTATTTAATTGGTCGATTGGTATTTGAGAAGGTTCGTTATCAAAATAGATGGATTCACGCTATGACAAAAACTAAAATACCTTTTTGTTATATCTGTGGGCCATTTGATCCAAACTCTGGGACTCATATGGCAATTAGATTTAAAAAAGAATACCCATTTGCACCCGTTTATTATTTATCTAGTTTAGTTGGGCATTGGCCACAAATTGAGTCGCCTGAGGAAGTGATATCTGCATACTATCAATTTAAAAAAGATCAAAACGATTTTCAATGA
- a CDS encoding PadR family transcriptional regulator: MKRESKTQYALLGILSQCEMNGYEIRKYIESTISFFWSESFGQIYPTLAKLEEEGLIREWEKTDVSGKKKKVYKISRSGLEEFRRWMDESPIQTNKRNELLFKVFFGRHMNPKLLTQQLEEEIRKQKEDLKSLKSFQKELDTDWDKHPDQEYWSLTLEYAEKQTKLNLDWIEKVKSKIKT; encoded by the coding sequence ATGAAACGAGAAAGTAAAACACAATATGCTTTATTAGGAATCCTATCTCAATGCGAAATGAATGGATACGAAATTCGAAAGTACATCGAATCAACGATTAGTTTTTTCTGGAGTGAAAGTTTCGGTCAAATTTATCCGACCCTTGCAAAGTTAGAGGAAGAGGGTTTGATTCGTGAATGGGAGAAAACGGATGTTAGTGGTAAAAAGAAAAAAGTTTATAAGATTAGTCGCTCTGGGTTAGAAGAGTTTCGACGTTGGATGGACGAATCTCCGATCCAAACAAATAAAAGAAATGAATTGTTATTTAAGGTTTTTTTTGGAAGGCATATGAATCCGAAATTATTAACCCAACAATTAGAAGAAGAGATTCGTAAACAGAAGGAAGATTTAAAGTCATTAAAGAGTTTTCAAAAAGAATTAGATACTGACTGGGACAAACACCCTGACCAAGAGTATTGGTCTTTGACACTCGAATATGCAGAAAAACAAACAAAATTGAATTTAGATTGGATTGAAAAAGTTAAGAGCAAAATCAAAACCTGA